A single genomic interval of Hafnia alvei harbors:
- the tssK gene encoding type VI secretion system baseplate subunit TssK, with translation MLTRNRIIWSEGLFIKPQHFQQQQRHIDYLLHSRFSALGEHFSGVTELKINDDHLSFGRITLSSASGVMPDGSVFSLPYEDVMPLPLEINDASLVGQTVYLVQALANDHVAEVNLQNRSGPNHSRFQSHQEDVRDLYSLSADITELPLAKVNLRLMLESQDRSTYAALPIAKIADKRPDGSILLDSEFIPTCLSISATPRLKSFLSEISGLITERAKNLAERIGSPNQQGVADVAEFMLLQMLNRVQPRLQHLTHRATLHPEPLFHELIGLCGEMMTFTDASRLPIDTPVYRHDNLQLSYTPLMLALRQALSTVLSPRAVSLQLREQRFGVLVAVVGQVELLQEAEFVLAIRANMPLDILSKQFVQQSKVATPEKIMQLVSSHTQGIQLRLLTSTPRQLPYHSGYIYFSLDRQSPHWPELTKDSGFAFHIGGKFPNLDMQFWAIRR, from the coding sequence ATGTTGACACGTAACCGTATTATTTGGAGTGAGGGTTTATTTATTAAACCGCAGCATTTCCAACAGCAACAACGTCACATTGATTATCTATTACATAGCCGATTCTCTGCTTTAGGAGAGCACTTCTCGGGGGTTACCGAGTTGAAAATCAATGATGATCATCTTAGCTTTGGCCGAATTACATTGAGTAGTGCTTCCGGGGTTATGCCTGATGGCAGTGTTTTTAGCCTACCCTATGAAGATGTGATGCCCTTACCGCTTGAAATTAACGATGCCAGTTTAGTCGGACAAACTGTTTACTTGGTGCAAGCATTGGCAAACGATCATGTTGCGGAGGTCAATCTACAGAATCGTTCTGGGCCAAACCACTCTCGTTTTCAATCACACCAAGAAGATGTCCGCGATCTCTATTCATTGAGCGCGGATATAACCGAACTCCCGCTGGCAAAAGTGAACTTGCGTCTTATGCTGGAGAGTCAAGATCGAAGCACCTATGCCGCTTTGCCAATTGCAAAAATTGCGGATAAACGCCCCGATGGCAGCATCTTGCTGGACAGCGAGTTTATCCCAACCTGTCTTTCAATTAGTGCGACACCACGATTAAAAAGTTTCTTATCAGAAATTAGCGGGTTAATAACAGAAAGAGCCAAAAACTTGGCTGAACGTATTGGTTCACCTAACCAACAAGGTGTTGCTGATGTAGCTGAATTTATGTTGTTGCAAATGCTAAATAGAGTCCAACCGCGGTTACAACATTTAACACACCGGGCAACTCTTCATCCTGAGCCTTTATTTCATGAACTGATTGGTCTTTGTGGCGAGATGATGACATTTACGGATGCATCTCGATTACCAATAGATACGCCTGTGTATCGGCATGACAATTTACAGCTTAGCTATACACCGCTGATGTTAGCGCTCCGCCAAGCATTGAGTACTGTGCTTTCGCCGCGGGCAGTGTCATTGCAGCTGCGCGAGCAGCGCTTTGGTGTGCTGGTAGCGGTAGTCGGTCAAGTTGAGTTGTTGCAAGAAGCAGAATTTGTATTGGCTATTCGTGCAAACATGCCGTTAGACATATTAAGCAAACAGTTTGTACAACAAAGTAAAGTGGCGACGCCAGAGAAAATCATGCAACTGGTAAGCTCGCATACCCAAGGTATTCAACTTCGGTTACTCACCTCAACGCCAAGGCAGCTGCCTTACCACAGTGGATACATCTATTTTTCTCTCGATCGCCAAAGTCCACATTGGCCTGAACTGACTAAGGATAGTGGGTTTGCATTCCATATCGGTGGGAAGTTCCCAAATCTTGATATGCAGTTTTGGGCGATTAGGAGATGA
- the tssG gene encoding type VI secretion system baseplate subunit TssG, which yields MTELTNIQHYNFYQLVELLYKIENQQVECEKGRLASEEFIRFSSCASLGFPSSDVVSLKKDGRGYDLEVSFLGLHGSQSPLPGYYLERLAWEYAQQDGNLYHFIDFFNHRFLMLLHLAWRKYRYYIRYQADGNDGFSQMMFSLVGLGSRTLRDVIPVNHSKMLAYSGLLAAPGRSPDVVSGLISHCFDLPNIEVESWQYRRVPIVPHQQNRLGELNSDLRGNFVIGDYSPDVCGKFTLCIHDLSHAHFLRFLPNGDLYRPLVTFVAFILRDQLAWDLQLGLAPKQSVRTCLGHDKGCLLGWTTFLGQPPVIPRVIISVQE from the coding sequence ATGACAGAACTTACAAATATTCAACATTATAACTTCTACCAACTCGTTGAGCTTTTATACAAAATAGAAAATCAGCAGGTTGAATGTGAGAAGGGAAGGCTTGCTAGCGAGGAGTTTATCCGTTTCTCTTCTTGTGCATCTTTGGGGTTTCCTTCTAGCGATGTCGTATCTTTGAAAAAGGATGGGCGAGGCTATGATTTAGAAGTTTCCTTTTTGGGACTTCATGGCAGCCAGTCCCCATTGCCCGGTTATTATTTAGAACGGCTGGCTTGGGAGTATGCGCAGCAAGACGGCAATCTTTATCATTTTATTGATTTTTTTAATCATCGCTTTTTGATGTTATTGCATCTAGCTTGGAGAAAATATCGCTATTACATTCGTTATCAGGCAGATGGTAATGATGGTTTTTCTCAGATGATGTTTTCGTTAGTTGGCTTAGGGAGCCGAACTTTACGCGATGTGATCCCGGTTAATCACAGCAAAATGTTGGCCTATTCTGGCCTGCTTGCTGCGCCGGGTCGATCTCCTGACGTTGTGTCGGGATTAATTTCTCATTGCTTTGATTTGCCAAACATTGAAGTAGAGAGTTGGCAATATCGCCGGGTTCCAATTGTGCCACACCAACAAAATCGTTTAGGTGAATTAAACTCTGATCTGCGTGGGAATTTCGTTATTGGCGATTATTCACCTGACGTTTGTGGAAAATTTACGCTATGCATTCATGATCTTTCTCACGCTCACTTTTTGCGCTTTTTACCTAATGGCGATCTTTATCGACCTCTAGTCACTTTTGTTGCATTTATTCTGCGAGACCAGTTGGCATGGGATTTACAGCTTGGACTAGCACCAAAGCAGTCAGTGAGAACCTGCTTAGGTCATGATAAAGGGTGCTTATTAGGATGGACGACATTTCTTGGTCAGCCTCCAGTCATTCCCCGTGTAATTATAAGTGTTCAGGAGTAA
- the tssF gene encoding type VI secretion system baseplate subunit TssF, giving the protein MKLEDYFRDELAYLRNQGAEFSQIWPQLTRFLSEQSTDPDVERLLEGFAFLSGSLREKIEDEFPELTHGLLNMLWPNYLRSVPSMTIIQFSPKEQSISEAAYISENVLLGAKAIDGLSCQFSTCRDVWILPIELNGIQSNNSNENGKLTLSFDVFGQISLEKISLDNMRMYLGNNDHSATQLYLWFLHHFKSAAVLLDGVEFSVPNIDISPVGFNNQDALLPYPKNVYSGYRILQDYFCFPESLLFLDFKGFGSLPQEKPVRKIEISFYFDKPLPADVKIHSDSLRLHCAPAVNLFPHHSEPLQLDGRSVSYPLRASHSRPEFYEIFSVKKIEGWLTKHGHEQRNETKPARIYHPFESFRHQTEYEKERSTRYYHLGVHNALKFDGLEHSITFVRGDESVITDDEETISAELLCSNRRVPTRLGIGDINVSYSDTPPFVSFKNITHPTLPLRPIMDGGLQWTLVSNLSLNYLSLLNKDALLQIIRNYDFPAMNDQQASKISQRRLSGIERLETKPVDRLIKGQPVRGIQSTLYMKQSAFSSEGDMYLFGSVLARFFSLFASVNAFHELTVINTDSQASYRWPLQLGSRPLI; this is encoded by the coding sequence ATGAAACTAGAAGATTATTTTAGAGATGAGCTGGCATATTTACGTAATCAAGGTGCTGAGTTTTCTCAGATATGGCCGCAACTAACACGTTTTTTATCGGAGCAAAGCACCGATCCTGATGTTGAACGATTACTGGAAGGGTTCGCATTTCTCTCTGGGAGCCTGCGAGAAAAAATTGAAGATGAATTTCCAGAGTTGACTCATGGCCTCCTTAATATGCTTTGGCCTAATTATTTACGCTCTGTACCAAGCATGACAATAATTCAGTTTTCACCGAAGGAACAATCGATCAGTGAGGCCGCTTATATTTCAGAAAATGTTTTATTAGGGGCTAAAGCGATAGATGGATTATCCTGCCAGTTCTCTACCTGTCGGGATGTATGGATCCTACCCATTGAGTTAAATGGTATACAGTCAAATAACAGCAATGAAAATGGAAAACTGACTTTGTCATTTGACGTTTTTGGTCAAATTAGTCTGGAAAAGATAAGTTTAGATAACATGAGGATGTATCTTGGTAATAATGACCATAGTGCAACTCAATTATATTTATGGTTTTTACATCATTTTAAATCTGCGGCTGTATTGCTAGATGGTGTTGAGTTTTCTGTGCCAAATATAGATATCTCGCCTGTTGGTTTTAATAATCAAGACGCGCTTTTGCCATATCCAAAAAATGTATATTCCGGATACAGAATATTACAAGATTACTTTTGTTTTCCTGAGAGCCTATTATTTTTAGACTTCAAAGGATTTGGCTCTCTACCACAAGAAAAACCAGTTAGAAAAATAGAGATATCATTTTATTTTGATAAACCATTGCCAGCAGATGTAAAAATCCACTCTGATAGCTTACGATTACATTGTGCCCCTGCTGTTAATCTATTTCCACATCACAGCGAGCCTCTACAATTAGATGGGCGAAGTGTTAGTTATCCATTACGAGCTAGCCACTCACGACCAGAGTTTTATGAAATATTTTCAGTAAAAAAAATAGAAGGATGGCTGACAAAACATGGGCATGAACAGCGCAACGAAACTAAGCCCGCTCGTATTTATCACCCATTTGAAAGTTTTCGTCATCAAACTGAATATGAGAAAGAGCGTTCAACACGTTACTATCATCTAGGCGTTCACAACGCACTTAAATTCGATGGCCTAGAGCATAGCATTACATTTGTTCGCGGGGATGAATCTGTAATAACTGATGATGAAGAAACGATATCCGCAGAGTTGTTATGCTCTAACCGCCGAGTTCCTACAAGATTAGGTATTGGCGATATTAACGTAAGTTATAGTGATACACCTCCATTTGTTAGTTTTAAAAATATAACTCATCCTACCTTGCCACTTAGGCCCATTATGGATGGCGGATTACAATGGACGTTAGTATCAAACTTATCACTTAACTATCTATCGTTGTTGAACAAAGACGCGTTGTTACAAATTATTAGAAATTATGATTTCCCTGCAATGAACGATCAACAAGCCTCTAAAATATCCCAGCGACGTTTGTCAGGGATTGAACGATTAGAAACTAAGCCTGTTGATAGGCTGATAAAAGGGCAACCGGTTAGAGGTATTCAGTCAACGCTGTATATGAAGCAATCAGCATTTTCTAGTGAAGGAGATATGTATTTATTTGGCAGCGTCCTTGCTAGATTTTTTTCTTTGTTTGCCAGTGTAAATGCTTTCCATGAATTAACGGTAATTAATACAGACAGCCAAGCAAGTTATCGCTGGCCACTTCAATTGGGAAGTCGGCCACTAATATGA
- the icmH gene encoding type IVB secretion system protein IcmH/DotU, with protein MDIVINNDNAGKNSAEFLSGAAGVEHATSDDALSCLVHRNPLIEASAPLLGLINRIKSLNEPPLIPPLIAQVEQEIRNTLQRLEVENYEPGILLSWSYFFCTFIDEMVMARPWGVDGWAQHTLLVRFHSETWGGEKCFQLIDRLLLEPARYRDLLAFIHLCLCLGFQGRYRMTMQYQEDREKILRNIHQKLQILNKIDPTRGLEILNATVVHFGKSNSESRYRLNRYLTGRKVFWGLVTVALFSYGMFAWGLHNQTQDIITRLNDLLP; from the coding sequence ATGGATATCGTTATTAATAACGACAATGCGGGGAAAAATAGCGCTGAGTTTCTTTCGGGGGCGGCTGGCGTGGAACATGCGACTAGCGACGATGCGCTTTCTTGCCTAGTGCATCGAAACCCACTGATTGAAGCTTCTGCGCCGTTGCTTGGGCTTATTAATCGGATTAAGTCATTGAATGAGCCGCCGCTGATCCCTCCCTTGATTGCTCAAGTGGAGCAAGAGATTAGAAATACGCTGCAGCGGCTTGAGGTTGAAAATTATGAGCCAGGTATTTTGCTGTCTTGGAGTTACTTTTTTTGCACCTTCATCGACGAAATGGTGATGGCAAGACCGTGGGGAGTTGATGGTTGGGCGCAACATACATTGTTAGTCCGTTTCCATAGTGAGACTTGGGGAGGCGAGAAATGCTTTCAATTGATAGATCGGTTGCTTCTCGAACCGGCTCGATATCGTGATCTGTTAGCGTTTATACATCTATGTTTGTGCTTAGGTTTTCAAGGGCGCTATCGGATGACAATGCAATATCAAGAAGATAGAGAAAAAATTCTGCGTAATATTCACCAAAAACTACAGATTTTGAACAAAATTGACCCAACCCGTGGTTTAGAAATCCTGAATGCCACAGTCGTGCATTTCGGGAAATCTAACAGTGAATCTCGGTATCGCTTGAATCGGTATTTAACCGGGAGAAAAGTTTTCTGGGGGCTGGTGACGGTGGCTTTATTTAGCTACGGCATGTTTGCCTGGGGCTTACATAATCAGACTCAAGACATTATTACTCGGTTAAATGATTTGCTGCCATAA
- the tagH gene encoding type VI secretion system-associated FHA domain protein TagH: MDGSTFSSATLTLYIKDIKSLRGSIDRMHVFTTEGGSFGCEPVSVGNHWLLQDSAQKIKPLNANIIWSDGQFCLQDLIGNCLINHSNHGCPSEKLIALSQSDSISIGDLNLSVHLQLNEHSPAAPDYLQLQNIISTEEMNNVNRVINEPTNHAASQYNLSTSIKESNMQSFEPSTLGVNRNSVADNSSSHLLDNPLMARTEPVVTSQEEHMMDDEYLDVPSSFYSAPLNESNADIFENVALTPVLRGLGEFLPFRDSQAANSFLEEAGRTLNAAIQGLLDLNQAQKNTKKQLQPIEDNPLRLGLNYKETVETLYGDQKSQVHLTPSAAVAESLTHMRLHYQASNRAIDAALSSVIQSFSPSVLMARFQRYRRDHMASINDQNWIWEMYQHYFNELLSGRQIGVEKLFHEVYEQVYDQTLRQLQGEES; this comes from the coding sequence ATGGATGGTTCTACATTTTCATCTGCAACATTAACTCTTTATATCAAAGATATTAAATCGTTGCGTGGAAGCATTGATAGGATGCATGTATTTACAACCGAAGGGGGAAGCTTTGGCTGCGAACCTGTTAGTGTCGGTAACCATTGGTTATTGCAAGACTCTGCACAGAAAATTAAGCCACTAAATGCCAATATTATTTGGAGTGATGGGCAATTCTGCTTGCAAGATCTTATTGGTAATTGCCTGATTAATCACTCTAATCATGGCTGCCCTTCAGAAAAGTTAATCGCATTATCTCAGAGTGACTCTATAAGTATTGGAGATTTAAATCTTAGTGTTCATTTGCAGTTAAATGAGCACTCTCCGGCGGCGCCAGACTATTTGCAGCTGCAAAATATCATTAGTACTGAAGAAATGAATAATGTTAACCGTGTCATCAATGAACCAACGAATCATGCTGCATCTCAATATAATTTAAGCACATCAATAAAAGAATCGAATATGCAATCTTTTGAACCAAGTACATTAGGTGTGAATCGTAACTCAGTGGCCGATAACTCATCTTCTCATTTGTTAGATAATCCATTAATGGCTCGCACAGAACCGGTTGTTACTTCGCAAGAAGAACATATGATGGATGATGAGTATCTTGATGTTCCATCCTCTTTTTATTCAGCGCCATTGAATGAAAGTAATGCTGATATATTTGAGAATGTTGCTTTGACGCCCGTATTACGTGGGTTAGGCGAGTTTTTACCTTTCAGAGACAGTCAGGCAGCGAATAGTTTTCTTGAAGAGGCAGGTCGGACATTAAATGCGGCCATTCAAGGACTATTAGATCTCAATCAAGCTCAAAAAAATACCAAAAAACAGCTACAACCGATCGAAGATAATCCGTTGCGTTTAGGGCTGAACTATAAAGAGACGGTAGAGACTCTTTATGGCGATCAAAAAAGCCAGGTTCATCTCACTCCTTCAGCGGCAGTTGCAGAAAGCCTTACTCACATGAGACTGCATTATCAGGCTTCAAATAGAGCTATTGATGCAGCTCTTTCTTCTGTCATTCAGAGCTTTTCGCCTTCTGTTTTAATGGCTCGATTTCAGCGTTATCGCAGAGACCACATGGCAAGTATCAATGATCAAAATTGGATCTGGGAAATGTATCAGCATTATTTCAACGAGTTGCTTTCTGGGCGTCAAATTGGCGTAGAAAAATTATTTCATGAAGTCTATGAGCAAGTTTATGACCAAACTTTGCGCCAGCTTCAAGGAGAGGAATCTTAA
- the tssH gene encoding type VI secretion system ATPase TssH, which yields MIRIDLPALVERLNPVARNALENAAAWSLNQQATEITVGHFLYQLLETPLCDVRVIFGQLGVNLDDFKQGLLNQPVDHSAYPQSYPSFSPLLVEWLQDSWLLASIELKHENLRSGVLLLGLLHHRHRYLPVEISYRLDELNREQIAKDFIALTQDSAEIPIAKTQGELSTSSGPNGNSDGSLLSRFTLNVTEQARTGKLDPVLCRDAEIDLMIDILCRRRKNNPIVVGEAGVGKSALIEGLALRIIANQVPEKIQGSELLSLDLGAMQAGASVKGEFEKRFKGLMQEVLEAEHSIILFIDEAHTLIGAGNQQGGLDVSNLLKPALARGELKTIAATTWHEYKKYIEKDAALSRRFQIVQVKEPSIEQATIILRGLQSRYEDAHGVLINEDAIQAAAQLSARYLSGRQLPDKAIDVLDTACARCAINMTTPPRNISALQTQLCECQLEISNIEREQRIGLNDHASRLSDLYQLQQILKNELDEQHATWQKQQTLVIDIIKQRQAILAGESTPQLAENLVRLEHELAELQLQNVSVSPHVDRLLIASVIAEWTGVPLNQISRSELKVITELPDYLGEDIKGQGLALSHLHRHLLTARADLRKTGRPLGAFLLVGPSGVGKTETVLRIADLLFGGRAWLTSINMSEFQEKHTVSRLIGSPPGYVGYGEGGILTEAIRQKPYSVVLLDEVEKAHPDVLNLFYQAFDKGELADGEGRIIDCKNIVFFLTSNLGYQVIDELHDRPEEIQDALYPELAAFFKPALLARMEVIPYLPLAPDVLREIVASKLAHLNKTLAERFHAEVVIDEAVHEEILLRAHRKENGARMLESVIDGVLLPPVSLVLLQRLASGEAITKIHFGVKSGEFSIEVDS from the coding sequence GTGATTAGAATTGATCTTCCTGCTTTAGTTGAGCGTCTTAATCCCGTAGCGCGTAATGCTCTAGAAAATGCCGCGGCCTGGAGTTTAAACCAGCAGGCTACGGAAATTACGGTCGGGCATTTTTTATATCAGCTGCTTGAGACGCCTTTGTGTGATGTGCGGGTGATATTTGGCCAACTTGGCGTAAACCTAGATGACTTTAAGCAAGGTTTGTTAAATCAGCCCGTCGACCATTCAGCCTACCCACAAAGTTATCCGAGTTTTTCACCTTTGCTCGTGGAGTGGCTACAAGATAGTTGGCTACTTGCTTCTATTGAGTTAAAGCATGAAAACTTGCGTAGTGGCGTGCTGCTTCTTGGATTGTTGCATCATCGCCATCGTTATTTACCGGTAGAAATTAGCTATCGTTTGGATGAATTAAATCGAGAGCAGATTGCGAAGGATTTTATTGCATTAACTCAAGACTCCGCAGAGATTCCGATAGCTAAAACTCAGGGGGAATTAAGCACGTCATCTGGCCCAAATGGGAACTCTGACGGTTCGCTTTTATCTCGCTTTACCTTGAATGTGACAGAACAGGCCCGTACTGGAAAGCTGGATCCTGTGCTGTGTCGCGACGCTGAAATTGATTTAATGATCGATATTTTATGCCGCCGTAGAAAAAACAACCCGATTGTGGTGGGTGAGGCTGGAGTAGGAAAAAGCGCACTCATTGAAGGACTGGCATTACGCATTATTGCAAATCAGGTGCCTGAAAAAATACAAGGCAGTGAGTTGCTGAGTTTAGACCTAGGTGCAATGCAGGCGGGGGCATCGGTAAAAGGTGAATTCGAAAAACGCTTCAAAGGGCTTATGCAAGAGGTCCTAGAAGCTGAACATTCTATTATTTTATTTATTGATGAGGCTCATACATTAATAGGCGCAGGAAACCAACAAGGTGGGCTAGATGTATCAAACTTACTTAAGCCTGCATTAGCGCGCGGTGAGCTTAAAACGATAGCGGCGACTACTTGGCATGAATATAAAAAATATATTGAAAAAGATGCTGCGCTATCACGTCGTTTCCAAATAGTACAGGTTAAAGAGCCGTCAATTGAGCAGGCAACGATTATTCTGCGAGGTTTACAGTCTCGGTATGAAGACGCTCACGGGGTCCTCATTAATGAAGATGCTATTCAAGCTGCTGCACAGCTCAGCGCCCGTTATCTATCTGGACGTCAGCTACCCGATAAAGCGATAGATGTATTGGATACCGCCTGTGCTCGGTGTGCAATAAATATGACAACACCGCCTCGCAATATTAGCGCTTTGCAAACGCAGCTATGTGAATGCCAGCTTGAAATTTCCAATATAGAGCGTGAACAGCGTATTGGATTAAACGACCACGCTAGTCGATTGAGCGATCTTTATCAGCTTCAGCAAATATTAAAAAATGAGCTTGATGAACAGCATGCGACTTGGCAAAAACAGCAAACGCTGGTCATTGATATCATTAAACAACGGCAAGCTATTTTAGCTGGCGAAAGTACGCCGCAGTTGGCGGAAAACTTAGTCAGACTTGAGCATGAACTAGCTGAATTACAGCTGCAAAACGTCAGTGTTTCTCCTCACGTTGACCGACTTCTTATCGCTTCTGTTATTGCCGAATGGACAGGTGTTCCCCTAAATCAAATATCGCGCAGTGAGCTTAAAGTGATTACTGAGCTACCTGACTATTTAGGGGAAGATATCAAAGGGCAGGGTTTAGCGCTGAGCCATTTGCATCGTCATTTATTAACTGCACGTGCAGATTTACGTAAAACAGGACGGCCTCTAGGTGCATTCTTGCTGGTGGGGCCAAGTGGCGTAGGTAAGACTGAAACCGTTTTGCGCATTGCCGATCTGTTGTTCGGTGGGCGAGCTTGGTTGACCAGCATTAATATGTCGGAATTTCAGGAAAAACATACCGTTTCTCGGCTGATCGGCTCCCCTCCTGGATATGTTGGCTACGGCGAAGGCGGTATTCTGACAGAGGCTATTCGCCAAAAGCCATACTCAGTTGTATTACTGGATGAGGTTGAAAAAGCACATCCCGATGTTCTGAATCTTTTCTATCAAGCTTTTGATAAAGGGGAACTTGCTGATGGTGAAGGTCGGATAATTGATTGCAAAAACATCGTATTTTTCCTGACCTCAAACTTGGGATATCAGGTTATCGATGAATTACATGATCGACCTGAAGAAATTCAAGATGCTCTTTATCCTGAACTCGCCGCGTTTTTCAAACCAGCTCTATTGGCGCGAATGGAAGTGATTCCGTATCTGCCATTGGCTCCTGATGTTCTCAGGGAAATTGTTGCGAGTAAATTAGCTCACCTGAATAAAACGTTGGCTGAGCGTTTTCATGCAGAGGTTGTGATTGACGAGGCAGTGCATGAAGAAATCTTGTTGCGTGCGCATCGAAAAGAGAATGGCGCACGCATGCTGGAATCGGTCATTGATGGTGTGTTGTTACCCCCGGTATCACTCGTTTTATTACAGCGCTTGGCCTCCGGTGAAGCTATTACGAAAATTCATTTCGGTGTGAAAAGCGGAGAGTTCAGCATTGAGGTAGATAGCTAA
- a CDS encoding sigma 54-interacting transcriptional regulator has translation MNVSAQQATLALLSCECLETLGQALCECILQWAPGAYLLVGYISPSKQDLACYSNGKGESILKLQFDDFSHPFAQVMRTGKSAVWSTLNYGVRIEHPEFRALVQNMGKECGLSVQPFFDNEQRLVGIFAIFDMPSVLNTLVQPEHAFFYLLQVYLLQVKHLKKTADLVSKNNARHEVSYVQQIEINNISHTVQRAFVGRSSYICQLRKKVQVAIAHEAPISIEGESGSGKSRLAALLHTLSRRKGDLVVVDCNSLDLQQQGMRLFGADNVSESALIEANNGTLLLENIDQLAPCWYGRLQHALDCGEVHSSQNYDIAVSQFRMLTTSCQSLSALAATVPSFHSLYLRLNHYPLMLQPLRCWREDLDLLVPSIISELCQQHHKPIFVIPNEWLTLLHAYHFPGNVLELKTLLEILLLEYSDAELPAIHEILAERLTNSLGAEPIAAPDYTQSGTLKEVISVFEKAVISHRLHRRNFNKERVANSLAISRRSLDMKCKRLGLSK, from the coding sequence ATGAATGTTTCTGCGCAGCAGGCCACGCTGGCCCTGTTGTCATGTGAATGTTTAGAAACATTAGGGCAGGCGCTTTGCGAATGTATTTTGCAATGGGCGCCTGGGGCTTATTTACTTGTGGGTTATATATCACCGAGTAAGCAAGATCTTGCGTGTTATTCAAATGGCAAAGGTGAATCGATACTAAAATTACAGTTTGACGATTTTAGTCATCCATTTGCCCAAGTTATGCGCACGGGAAAATCAGCTGTCTGGTCAACGTTAAACTACGGGGTGCGAATTGAGCACCCTGAGTTTAGAGCGCTTGTACAAAATATGGGTAAAGAGTGTGGATTATCTGTTCAGCCTTTCTTTGATAATGAACAGCGGCTAGTAGGTATATTTGCTATTTTCGATATGCCTTCGGTTCTTAATACCTTAGTACAGCCTGAGCATGCATTTTTCTATCTATTACAGGTGTATTTATTGCAAGTTAAGCATTTAAAAAAGACAGCTGATTTGGTGTCTAAAAATAATGCCCGCCATGAAGTTTCATATGTCCAACAGATAGAAATCAACAATATATCGCATACGGTGCAACGAGCATTCGTTGGTAGAAGTTCGTATATCTGCCAATTACGTAAAAAAGTTCAGGTGGCTATAGCGCACGAAGCTCCTATCAGTATAGAAGGAGAGAGCGGCAGTGGTAAAAGCAGGCTAGCGGCTTTATTGCACACGTTATCACGACGGAAAGGGGATTTAGTTGTTGTTGATTGTAATAGTTTAGATTTGCAGCAACAGGGTATGCGCCTTTTTGGCGCTGATAATGTCAGTGAAAGCGCTTTGATAGAGGCAAACAACGGAACGCTGCTGCTGGAAAATATTGATCAACTTGCGCCTTGTTGGTATGGAAGATTACAGCATGCTCTTGATTGTGGAGAGGTACACTCTAGCCAAAATTATGACATCGCTGTAAGCCAATTCCGTATGCTAACCACGAGTTGCCAATCCCTATCAGCTCTGGCCGCTACGGTGCCATCGTTTCACTCTTTATATTTACGCCTTAATCATTACCCATTAATGCTGCAACCGCTACGTTGTTGGCGTGAAGATCTCGATCTTCTGGTACCCAGTATTATTTCAGAGCTTTGCCAGCAGCATCATAAACCGATATTTGTCATTCCTAATGAATGGCTCACTCTCCTTCATGCTTATCACTTCCCTGGCAACGTCTTAGAGTTGAAAACATTGCTAGAGATTTTGCTGCTCGAATATTCGGATGCGGAATTACCAGCCATTCACGAAATTCTTGCAGAAAGGTTAACTAATAGTCTGGGCGCAGAGCCTATTGCCGCACCTGACTATACGCAATCCGGCACTCTGAAAGAGGTGATCTCTGTTTTTGAAAAGGCAGTGATTAGTCATCGACTTCATAGAAGAAACTTCAATAAAGAGAGAGTTGCTAACAGCTTGGCAATTTCCCGCCGTTCATTAGATATGAAATGTAAGAGATTAGGGCTATCCAAATGA
- the tssJ gene encoding type VI secretion system lipoprotein TssJ yields the protein MILWQKVSAILLSILLLSGCGKGPWFGKEEPDASKLSSTLGLTLLADDDINPNSDNEASPLAFQVILMSEDSKLLAADYDQLTAKDMKEVLGKNYIDHQDFTLLPGQYKYIYPTELDSKVHYIGVAAYYSKPNGAQWKKVLKLAPIGHKYQVLVHLHKADIDVRKESED from the coding sequence ATGATCCTATGGCAAAAAGTATCCGCTATTCTCCTATCGATATTGTTATTGAGTGGATGCGGAAAAGGACCTTGGTTTGGCAAGGAAGAGCCTGATGCAAGTAAATTGTCATCTACTTTGGGATTAACATTGTTGGCGGACGATGACATAAATCCAAATAGTGACAATGAAGCCTCTCCGCTAGCTTTTCAGGTGATATTAATGTCTGAGGACTCCAAATTGTTAGCTGCCGATTATGATCAGTTGACTGCAAAGGATATGAAAGAGGTTCTAGGGAAAAACTATATTGACCATCAGGACTTCACGCTATTGCCAGGCCAGTATAAGTATATTTATCCGACTGAGTTAGATAGCAAAGTTCACTATATCGGTGTAGCTGCTTATTACAGTAAGCCTAATGGTGCTCAATGGAAGAAAGTATTAAAGCTAGCCCCCATAGGACACAAGTACCAAGTGCTAGTGCATTTGCACAAGGCTGATATTGATGTACGCAAGGAAAGCGAGGATTAA